attttagaatacaattttaagatttttttcagtgaagtTTTGTATTCAGGTAACCAGTGAGATTGCACGTTGACTCGCGTCGGCAAATGAACAATATCATCAAATATGgctcaatttcaaatattcctcTTTACAATTGCAGGTGGGTGTGAGCATGGGATTCCGTGAGCCTcggccaattttttaaatttatttacagCTTGCTAACCGCCGAAGACTGGTCTCAAAATGATGGGAGAGCTCATTATTTGTCTGGAATCCTGGAATTTATGTATGGAGTTATAGTGATCTTTCTATATATCCCGATGGTTGCTGTAATGACTGAAAAGGAGCAATTTAAGATGTCCTGTTTTGAAATGATGACCTATCTAACCATAGTCGATATTTTTGCAATCATTGTGAATTCCGTGATAACTGGCGTTTTATCTTACCAAGGAGCTGTTTACTGCAGCCATCCAACGTTAATCTACGTTTCTGGAAGCATTGGCTTGGGTCTTTGGGCTTCTTCGTGCCTTGTTGCAATGCTGCTTGTTACCAATAGGCTACttgattttacttttaaatcTGCAGCCAACTTCATGTTTGACAAAAATCGGAcgtttttagttttgattttaCCAACTATATACGGATtgtattttgcaattttcacacCTCCTTTGTTATATTCTTCCAAGTATTTGGGATGGTTTTTTGATCCATTTATATTTCAAGGAGAAACTGCTGAGGTGAGGATTTATTTAGGTGAAGCTTctaaaaaacacatttcaaaaaaactttgaacagaaaaccaacaaaacaaaaacctaCTTTCAAACAGATAAACAACCAtggaatattcaattttttagcaaatgatttttcccggcaaattggcaatttcctgcaatttgccgatttgtcgaatttgccagaatgttcggcaaattgtggttttgcactttttttggaactcAGAATTTCACTTTTAATCGGCAAAGTTGTACGCGTTctataaatgttcctacatctattttgaaaagtaagcaaactCTATGAAAATACTCAAAGAAAGCgggaaacaaatttcaaaaatgcactgtGTTTCCGTCCTTTAAAATACCCATCTAAACATTTCCGCCAaactgatatccggcaaacgacaaatcggcaactcgcagaaatacgattttccggcaaatcggcaaattgtctgagttgaaaatttccggcagatcggcaaaccggcattttGCCTAAGAGCATTTTGCCCCCTGTTACAAACTATACACAAACTATTGCACattgacattttcttttttctgaaccCGGAGAGTGTCAGGCGCTGTATCACACGTTGCCCATTGctatagaaaaaaacaaattaatgtATTTTCCAGTACTACAACTATCCTCATCTTGCCAATAATATTATTGTCGTTGCCGTCACATGCTTCCTCTACATCATGTTCTGTTGTGCTCTTGGAGCCGAAATGAAGAACGTTAACACCGGATCTGAATCTTACAAGCGTAGCAAGCAAATTTTTATCCAATCGGTCTTGATTTGCGGTTTCAATCTGACCGCATCACTTCTCTACGTGTACATGAATTTCTTCGAAGCACCGTACTCCATTGTGGTGGTCGCACATATTAATTGGGAGCTCGGTCATGGAGCTCCGGCGTttatttatttggtttttaacACGACAATTAGAAATGGAGTTGCAAAAAAGTTGGGGCTCAAGGTATAAATGATTATTTggataaaaaatatgaaacaatttaaatttgaatttcagaaatcacaAATTGCACAAAGTGAGTCAAATCCTCAAGTAGCAGTAAACTAAACTCATGATGtcatgttttatttatttttttattgctaaaCTCTATTCGACAAAGATCGTAATTTTATTGCCTCTCTAATGTTCACGTGCTCTCAACTCCCCGTCCTTATCTCTACATACATGCTTCTCCGTTTTCAGTTACAATTTTGACTCGAGTCATTTGCATTACGTCAAACTATGAACTATTCAAGCCCGGACAGCTCATTGTCCTCGCTAGATTCTCCTCTAGTCCCCACAAGATCCATGAGAACCTGCGAGATTTGTGATAAGCCAAGTcatggaaaacattttggagcgGTTACGTGCAGGGCGTGTGCCATGTTTTTCAGGTGGGTAGGgctctgaatttttcaaaataatttggacAACTTTCAGACGATTTGGTAGATGCAAAAACATGAAGCCCTGTGAAATGAACAATAACTGCCAGTTTCCCAAAAATGGGTATTTCAATTGCAAGAAGTGCCGGCTCCAAAAATGTTGGGATGTTGGCATGACAACTGATAgtgagcaattttttgaaaattctgctaaaattttttgactttgcAGCTTTCCAGTCtgtgatttcaaaattagccAAACCCACGCTTCAAGTCAAAATTCCTGAGGTttgcttttttctaatttaaattctaagttaaaaacattttcctaaCTTTTTTAGACAATCGGCACTTTAATCGGGCTCCCAAATCTTATCATATTTAATGCTCCAGAATTTGAAGCTCCGAGTAgcatttgcaaaaatttcattgatgTCAGATATCTCGTGAGCCAAGGAGAACAAATTTTGCGGACggtaaaagttcaaattttattctcaaaaaataaaattaccaaGACTTCAGGGCTTAGAAACGCCGATAATTGCACAAAACTCGTTGGAAAAAATGGCGTTAGGTTTGGAATATATCAGGAAGATGAGGaacccaaaaatcaataatattagAAGAATTGGACAAAAGGAAGTTTTCACGCTGTGGCAAGATGATTTCCTGAAGACGGCAAAGTGGTTGACGTATTTTAGCGAGTTTCAGCAGCTGCCTGACGGGTTACAGGTGTGTTTAACGGGGTTATAAATTATATTAAACACCACTAATGAGCATGTCAggagattttttgagttaaccattttttctctaaaaatttttttttaaatttcttctaaaaaaatttctgtcaaaaagtggcaattactgtgtttttcccagttttccTTGCAAAAACTATAGCAATGTTTAAATTCTCACattgtttaaataaaattgaaaggaagtttttttggctgaagaattttagaaaagtggcaaaaactgagtgcaaatttattttaaggcaatttttgcaaatcggCAGATAGCCGGTCCCGGCAGTTTTTaattccgacaaattgccgattttccgttTGCCGAATATCTGTTTGCCAtaagtttttagagggatttttataagacggaaacgcttcaaacttttttttgaacttttttttcgttgtctGTACATATTTTCCTAGAAttcgcttttttaaaaatagatgtaggaacattcataggacgCGTGCAcatttgccgattaaaattgaaattctaaaaattccaaaaaaatatgcgaaaccaaaatttgccgaaaatttt
This is a stretch of genomic DNA from Caenorhabditis elegans chromosome V. It encodes these proteins:
- the nhr-99 gene encoding Nuclear Hormone Receptor family (Confirmed by transcript evidence) → MNYSSPDSSLSSLDSPLVPTRSMRTCEICDKPSHGKHFGAVTCRACAMFFRRFGRCKNMKPCEMNNNCQFPKNGYFNCKKCRLQKCWDVGMTTDTFQSVISKLAKPTLQVKIPETIGTLIGLPNLIIFNAPEFEAPSSICKNFIDVRYLVSQGEQILRTGLETPIIAQNSLEKMALGLEYIRKMRNPKINNIRRIGQKEVFTLWQDDFLKTAKWLTYFSEFQQLPDGLQMKFLKSIWKLWSRFERLVTTMIGRRNSACSSNMVLIKLDDTQVVFDIKKIDVDVSWQSRYNVEQLKLFGYSYLDEKYDEIIQEMIDLDPTNVELSFMVCQLCLHHIGKKFQGDILKVAERLQSSIANNLHDYYVNKEKRPRYSGRIAKMMKINNYIQKGIYERRVKADLMRVFDVFHVEYSDPDMFEES
- the srt-31 gene encoding Serpentine Receptor, class T (Predicted), which codes for MNNIIKYGSISNIPLYNCSLLTAEDWSQNDGRAHYLSGILEFMYGVIVIFLYIPMVAVMTEKEQFKMSCFEMMTYLTIVDIFAIIVNSVITGVLSYQGAVYCSHPTLIYVSGSIGLGLWASSCLVAMLLVTNRLLDFTFKSAANFMFDKNRTFLVLILPTIYGLYFAIFTPPLLYSSKYLGWFFDPFIFQGETAEYYNYPHLANNIIVVAVTCFLYIMFCCALGAEMKNVNTGSESYKRSKQIFIQSVLICGFNLTASLLYVYMNFFEAPYSIVVVAHINWELGHGAPAFIYLVFNTTIRNGVAKKLGLKKSQIAQSESNPQVAVN